One window of the Rhodococcus sovatensis genome contains the following:
- a CDS encoding alkane 1-monooxygenase, with product MSPQSSTPVDEWRDRKRYLWLMGLVPPTAVFMALGVIWAFNMLGWNAVSPVWWWIGPLLVYGLLPLLDLFFGPDGQNPPDEVMEALENDKYYRYCTYIYIPFQLVSLVIACYLWTADNLSWLGIDGGLGLISKIGLAISIGVMGGVGINTAHEMGHKKDSLERWLSKVTLAQTFYGHFYIEHNRGHHVRVATPEDPASSKFGESFWRFLPRSVWGSLKSSWQIEKTRMERLGKPTWNIRNDVLNAWLMSVVLFGVLTAVFGVSILPFLVIQAVYGFSLLETVNYLEHYGLLRAKTASGRYERCAPAHSWNSDHIVTNIFLYHLQRHSDHHANPTRRYQTLRSMEGAPNLPSGYASMISLAYFPPIWRKVMDHRVLEHYRGDITAVNIEPSKREKILARYGADSGNE from the coding sequence ATGAGCCCGCAGTCGAGTACCCCGGTCGACGAGTGGCGTGACAGGAAGCGATATCTCTGGCTCATGGGGTTGGTGCCGCCGACGGCTGTGTTCATGGCGCTAGGAGTGATCTGGGCATTCAACATGCTGGGCTGGAACGCTGTGTCACCGGTGTGGTGGTGGATCGGCCCGCTGCTGGTCTACGGACTGCTTCCGCTGCTCGACCTCTTCTTCGGGCCGGATGGGCAGAACCCGCCCGACGAGGTCATGGAAGCCCTGGAGAACGACAAGTACTACCGCTATTGCACGTACATCTACATCCCGTTCCAGCTCGTCAGCCTCGTCATCGCGTGCTACCTGTGGACTGCGGACAATCTCAGCTGGTTGGGCATCGACGGCGGGCTCGGCCTGATCTCGAAGATCGGCCTGGCCATCAGCATCGGCGTCATGGGCGGCGTCGGCATCAACACTGCCCACGAGATGGGGCACAAGAAAGACAGCCTCGAGCGCTGGCTGTCCAAAGTGACACTGGCCCAGACCTTCTACGGCCACTTCTACATCGAGCACAACCGTGGCCACCATGTACGCGTGGCAACCCCCGAGGATCCGGCGAGCTCCAAGTTCGGCGAGAGCTTCTGGCGCTTTCTCCCCCGCAGCGTGTGGGGCAGTCTGAAGTCCTCGTGGCAGATCGAGAAGACGCGGATGGAACGACTCGGCAAGCCCACCTGGAACATTCGGAACGACGTCCTCAACGCCTGGCTCATGTCCGTGGTTCTCTTCGGCGTCCTGACGGCAGTGTTCGGGGTCAGCATCCTCCCGTTCCTCGTCATCCAGGCTGTCTACGGCTTCTCGCTGCTCGAGACCGTGAACTACCTGGAGCACTACGGACTGCTCCGCGCCAAGACCGCCTCGGGCCGCTACGAGCGCTGCGCACCTGCTCACAGCTGGAATTCCGATCACATCGTCACCAACATCTTCCTGTACCACCTCCAGCGACACAGTGACCACCATGCAAACCCGACGCGGCGCTACCAGACCTTGCGCAGCATGGAAGGTGCACCGAACCTGCCCAGCGGCTACGCCAGCATGATTTCGCTCGCCTATTTCCCGCCGATCTGGCGAAAGGTGATGGACCACAGAGTGTTGGAGCACTACCGAGGTGACATCACCGCCGTCAACATCGAACCGAGTAAGCGCGAGAAGATCTTGGCCCGCTACGG
- a CDS encoding glutamine synthetase III, giving the protein MSGNTVRLQAIKDVEAYVPPAVSFVGDEKPGEIFGENVFSKVVMQKRLPKSVFKSVMATIDKGKKLDPMVADAVASAMKDWALEKGATHYAHVFYPLTGLTAEKHDSFFDPVGDGSALAEFAGKTLIQGEPDASSFPNGGLRNTFEARGYTGWDVTSPAYVLENPNGNTLCIPTVFVSMTGEALDHKTPLLRSQQAMGGHAERILKLFGHENIENIVSFCGPEQEYFLVDRHFFLARPDLLNAGRTLFGSKPPKGQEFDDHYFGAIPERVLGFMMDTERELFKLGIPAKTRHNEVAPGQFEIAPMFERGNIAADHQQLLMTTFKTIAKKHGMECLFHEKPFEGVNGSGKHVNFSLGNSDLGSLLVPGDNPHDNAQFLVFCAAVIRAVHKYGGLLRASVASATNDHRLGANEAPPAIISIFLGDQLADVFDQIAKGAATSSKGKGTMMIGADTLPVLPTDPGDRNRTSPFAFTGNRFEFRAPGSMQTVNGPMVTINTIMAEALDYMATNLEAAVADGTDFDTAVQNLLTEIITEHGAVVFNGDGYSDNWQVEAEARGLPNLRTTLDALPELISESSMELFEKYKVFNHREMHSRYEIGLEQYALTVFVEARLTLEMGQTSILPAAVRYQTELAQNVSALKAAGVDADMAALEAVTVPLGELKAALASLKSALESEPGGDALAEAEHAKEALLPAMAAVRSAADVLESMVADDLWPLPTYQEMLYIL; this is encoded by the coding sequence ATGAGTGGAAATACCGTTCGTCTGCAGGCGATCAAAGACGTCGAGGCATATGTACCGCCTGCGGTGAGTTTTGTCGGGGACGAGAAGCCGGGTGAGATCTTCGGTGAGAACGTCTTCAGCAAGGTCGTCATGCAGAAGCGCCTGCCCAAGTCCGTGTTCAAGTCGGTCATGGCCACTATCGACAAGGGTAAGAAGCTCGATCCGATGGTGGCCGACGCGGTCGCGTCGGCGATGAAGGATTGGGCTCTCGAGAAGGGTGCGACGCACTATGCGCACGTCTTCTACCCTCTCACCGGGTTGACGGCCGAGAAGCACGACAGCTTCTTCGACCCCGTCGGTGACGGAAGTGCGCTCGCCGAATTCGCCGGCAAGACCCTCATTCAGGGCGAGCCCGACGCGTCGAGCTTCCCCAACGGCGGTCTGCGTAACACGTTCGAGGCTCGCGGCTACACCGGCTGGGACGTCACCAGCCCGGCGTACGTTCTCGAGAACCCCAACGGCAACACACTGTGCATCCCGACGGTCTTCGTATCCATGACCGGCGAAGCGCTCGATCACAAGACGCCGCTGCTTCGTTCGCAGCAGGCGATGGGCGGTCATGCCGAGCGCATCCTGAAGCTCTTCGGGCACGAGAACATCGAGAACATCGTCTCGTTCTGCGGTCCGGAGCAGGAGTACTTCCTCGTCGACCGGCACTTCTTCCTCGCCCGGCCCGATCTGCTCAACGCCGGACGCACGCTGTTCGGCTCCAAGCCGCCGAAGGGCCAGGAATTCGACGATCACTACTTCGGTGCGATCCCCGAGCGCGTGCTCGGCTTCATGATGGACACCGAACGTGAGCTGTTCAAGCTCGGTATTCCGGCCAAGACTCGGCACAACGAGGTTGCGCCGGGGCAGTTCGAGATCGCACCGATGTTCGAGCGAGGCAATATCGCGGCGGACCATCAGCAGCTGCTGATGACGACGTTCAAGACGATCGCCAAGAAGCACGGCATGGAATGTCTGTTCCACGAGAAGCCGTTCGAAGGTGTCAACGGCTCCGGCAAACACGTCAACTTCTCGCTCGGCAACTCCGATCTCGGGTCGTTGCTCGTTCCCGGAGACAACCCGCACGACAACGCTCAGTTCCTGGTGTTCTGTGCGGCAGTCATCAGAGCCGTCCACAAATACGGTGGTCTGCTGCGCGCCTCGGTGGCGTCGGCGACCAACGATCACCGACTCGGCGCCAACGAGGCTCCGCCCGCGATCATCTCGATCTTCCTCGGGGACCAGCTCGCCGATGTGTTCGATCAGATCGCCAAGGGCGCGGCAACGTCGTCGAAGGGCAAGGGCACCATGATGATCGGTGCCGACACTCTGCCCGTGCTACCGACAGACCCGGGTGACCGCAACCGCACGAGCCCGTTTGCTTTCACCGGCAACAGGTTCGAGTTCCGTGCCCCCGGCTCGATGCAGACCGTCAACGGTCCGATGGTCACGATCAACACGATCATGGCCGAGGCTCTCGACTACATGGCGACCAACCTCGAAGCCGCCGTCGCCGACGGAACCGACTTCGATACTGCCGTGCAGAACTTGCTGACGGAGATCATCACCGAGCACGGCGCCGTGGTGTTCAACGGTGACGGATACTCCGACAACTGGCAGGTCGAGGCAGAGGCGCGTGGACTACCCAACCTGCGGACCACACTCGACGCGCTCCCCGAACTCATCAGTGAATCCTCGATGGAGCTCTTCGAGAAGTACAAGGTCTTCAATCACCGAGAGATGCACTCGCGTTACGAGATCGGCCTGGAGCAGTATGCACTGACGGTATTCGTCGAAGCACGGTTGACGCTGGAGATGGGACAGACGTCCATCCTTCCGGCTGCTGTTCGCTACCAGACCGAGTTGGCGCAGAACGTATCTGCGCTCAAGGCTGCAGGCGTCGATGCCGACATGGCAGCGCTCGAAGCCGTAACTGTTCCGCTCGGCGAACTGAAAGCTGCCTTGGCATCGCTGAAATCTGCATTGGAAAGCGAACCGGGCGGCGACGCGTTGGCGGAAGCGGAGCATGCGAAGGAGGCTCTGTTGCCGGCTATGGCCGCGGTTCGATCGGCAGCCGACGTTCTCGAATCAATGGTGGCCGACGATCTGTGGCCGCTTCCGACGTACCAGGAGATGCTGTACATCCTGTAA